The Sphingomonas alpina genome has a segment encoding these proteins:
- a CDS encoding APC family permease produces MSSAIERATLRKSVGLVGVVTFGAGTAIGVSIFSILQPTAQVAGSGLLAAIGVAALPMLVFAAVYAYLGSALPVSGASYEWPTRFIHPGVGFIIAWLRIISNVGALTILSQVMVSYLAMVVPLPVKPVMAVAITAIFALNYIGVSIAAKVQTQLMALLLIILAIFVATGLPHFDAALVGNPLDTQPLAILAVVPLMISLFLGIESAVEIGEEVRDARRNVPLGIALAIGLTAIVYGLVAVTALGLVGPEKLAASQAPLLDASKVVLGDLAIPLIVGAAFFSIIKSMNAAALTFSRSLFAMGRNGALPRAIGAVHPRFGTPHGAILFGYVCAMFGLLLPPSLIFLLLAVNIPTMLKYMACSYSATVVARRHPDIHARSTIPLSRRAVVVLGYAGMVCALLVGIFGIEADPRPYLLVGGWLVIGLAYWFLKGRKGGSGNTKRDLAE; encoded by the coding sequence GTGAGCTCCGCGATCGAACGTGCCACCCTGCGCAAGAGCGTCGGGCTGGTCGGCGTCGTCACCTTCGGCGCCGGTACTGCGATCGGCGTCTCGATCTTCTCGATCCTCCAGCCGACCGCGCAGGTCGCCGGGTCGGGCCTGCTCGCCGCGATCGGCGTGGCGGCACTGCCGATGCTCGTGTTCGCGGCGGTCTATGCCTATCTCGGTTCGGCGCTGCCGGTGTCGGGGGCGTCCTATGAATGGCCGACCCGTTTCATCCATCCCGGCGTCGGTTTCATCATCGCCTGGCTGCGGATCATCTCCAATGTCGGGGCGTTGACCATCCTGTCGCAAGTGATGGTCAGTTATCTCGCGATGGTCGTTCCCCTGCCGGTGAAGCCCGTCATGGCGGTGGCGATCACGGCGATCTTCGCGCTCAACTATATCGGCGTATCGATAGCTGCGAAGGTGCAGACGCAATTGATGGCGCTGCTGCTGATCATCCTCGCGATCTTCGTCGCAACCGGCCTGCCACATTTCGATGCCGCGTTGGTCGGCAATCCGCTCGATACGCAGCCGCTGGCGATCCTCGCGGTCGTACCGCTGATGATCAGCCTGTTTCTGGGCATCGAATCCGCCGTCGAGATCGGCGAAGAGGTGCGCGACGCGCGGCGCAACGTGCCGCTGGGTATCGCGCTGGCGATCGGCCTGACCGCCATCGTCTACGGCCTTGTCGCCGTCACCGCGCTCGGTCTGGTCGGGCCGGAAAAGCTTGCCGCGAGCCAGGCGCCGCTGCTCGACGCATCGAAAGTCGTACTGGGCGATCTGGCGATCCCCCTGATCGTCGGGGCGGCATTCTTCTCGATCATCAAGTCGATGAACGCGGCGGCGCTCACTTTCTCGCGCAGCCTGTTCGCCATGGGCCGCAACGGTGCGCTGCCGCGCGCGATCGGCGCGGTGCATCCGCGCTTCGGCACACCGCACGGGGCGATCCTGTTCGGCTATGTCTGCGCGATGTTCGGCCTGTTGCTGCCGCCGAGCCTCATCTTCCTGCTGCTCGCGGTCAATATCCCGACGATGCTCAAATATATGGCCTGCTCCTATTCGGCGACCGTCGTGGCGCGGCGCCATCCCGACATCCACGCCCGCTCGACGATCCCGCTGTCGCGCAGGGCGGTCGTGGTGCTGGGCTATGCCGGCATGGTCTGCGCGCTGCTGGTCGGGATATTCGGGATCGAGGCCGATCCGCGCCCCTATCTGCTGGTCGGTGGCTGGCTGGTCATCGGCCTGGCCTATTGGTTCCTGAAAGGCCGCAAGGGCGGTTCGGGCAATACCAAGCGCGATTTGGCCGAATAA
- a CDS encoding S10 family peptidase produces MSMRIDRALIGLGLAFAALLAGPALAAPAPAARETPQPRIFRSEGQGSFGGVRLRYAAAVEEYLLPGASIFLTSYIRSDVKAPLTRPVIFAFNGGPGSASIWLHMGLMGPRRVDFDDPATARTVAPFATVANPDSPLDVADIVLIDPPSTGYSRILPDGKAEQFYGTQQDAQAMVDVMQQWLRRHGRLNAPRYLISESYGTIRAAVMAKLMAGGPTQTGGMDGLTLNGVILLGQALDMGRGTEGDDRPYLGLLPSQAATACYFRKVAAGCTPQGQAEAARRFIDASYLPALYAGSRLPADRKAEVARQMSALIGISERDILASDLRISGAAFAKLLLADRGQRVGLYDARFVLPLQGAGSDPVADDPAMGQYVPGFAAAWNDYAVTTLKVDLDTPYQPIAFRDVNARWDYGSGAGVPLGRNFAVDLAAAMNRNPAMRLMVGTGYYDLVTPLGTAEYTLTHAGVPLGATSFHAYPSGHMPYLGAEARTALIRDIRAFVGGGK; encoded by the coding sequence ATGTCGATGAGGATTGATCGTGCGCTGATCGGCCTGGGGCTGGCGTTCGCCGCGCTACTCGCCGGTCCGGCCCTCGCGGCCCCCGCGCCGGCCGCGCGCGAAACGCCGCAGCCGCGCATCTTCCGATCGGAAGGCCAAGGCAGCTTCGGTGGGGTTCGGCTTCGCTATGCGGCGGCGGTGGAAGAATATCTGCTGCCCGGCGCGAGCATCTTCCTCACCAGTTATATCCGCAGCGACGTGAAGGCGCCCCTCACGCGCCCAGTGATCTTCGCCTTCAACGGCGGGCCTGGTTCCGCCTCGATCTGGCTGCACATGGGGCTTATGGGCCCGCGCCGTGTCGATTTCGACGATCCGGCCACGGCGCGCACGGTCGCTCCCTTCGCCACCGTCGCCAATCCCGACAGCCCGCTCGACGTCGCCGACATCGTCCTGATCGATCCGCCGAGCACCGGCTACAGCCGGATCCTGCCGGACGGAAAGGCCGAACAATTCTACGGCACGCAGCAGGACGCGCAGGCGATGGTCGATGTGATGCAGCAATGGCTGCGCCGCCACGGCCGGCTTAACGCACCCCGGTACCTGATCTCCGAAAGCTATGGCACGATCCGCGCGGCGGTGATGGCGAAGCTGATGGCCGGCGGCCCGACCCAGACCGGTGGAATGGACGGCCTGACTCTCAACGGCGTGATCCTGCTCGGCCAGGCGCTGGACATGGGGCGCGGTACCGAGGGCGATGATCGCCCCTATCTGGGCCTGCTGCCATCACAGGCCGCGACCGCTTGCTATTTCCGCAAGGTCGCGGCCGGCTGTACGCCGCAAGGACAGGCCGAGGCGGCCCGGCGGTTCATCGACGCAAGCTATCTGCCGGCGCTCTACGCCGGATCGCGGTTGCCCGCCGACCGCAAGGCCGAGGTCGCACGCCAGATGTCGGCGCTGATCGGCATATCCGAAAGGGACATCCTTGCCAGCGACCTGCGGATTTCGGGCGCGGCCTTCGCAAAACTGCTGCTCGCCGATCGTGGCCAGCGGGTCGGTCTCTATGACGCGCGCTTCGTACTGCCGTTGCAGGGGGCGGGCAGTGATCCGGTCGCCGACGATCCGGCGATGGGACAATATGTCCCGGGCTTTGCCGCGGCCTGGAACGACTATGCCGTGACGACGCTCAAGGTCGATCTCGATACGCCCTATCAGCCGATCGCCTTTCGCGACGTCAACGCACGCTGGGATTATGGCTCCGGCGCGGGCGTGCCGCTGGGCCGGAATTTCGCGGTGGATCTCGCCGCGGCGATGAACCGCAACCCGGCGATGCGGCTGATGGTCGGCACGGGTTATTACGACCTCGTCACGCCGCTCGGCACCGCCGAATATACGCTGACCCATGCCGGAGTGCCGCTGGGCGCCACCAGCTTCCATGCCTATCCGTCGGGGCATATGCCTTATCTCGGCGCCGAGGCGCGCACCGCGCTGATCCGCGATATCCGCGCCTTTGTCGGCGGCGGCAAGTGA
- a CDS encoding pyridoxal phosphate-dependent aminotransferase, with the protein MPASVTTLPEDGSYAQWVRGALAKARAHDGQTVSLFESSVPEPRELLRTTVLAAVEPTFSRYYVSAFGDGNPLVRDMLAERYAVERDQVLCTTGATGGLSLIYRAFVRPGDHVLVETPGFDLFRHLAEASGAVVDTFQRSGDRFAIDVAEVEARLRPDTRLIVLSDLHNPSGMAISEDRMRALAALAERRGVLLVVDEVYRDYIPEQRRPQAAAALSPAVISLSSLTKIYGLGVLRCGWIVGAMDVMERLRQLNGRIEFGMSTLSHAVAAHVLADSSAFDQHSRDYVAQCRPRFQSWFDGMVAEGLMAGVLPQDGCICFPSLPGVADTRAFSEWLIARSGVIVAPGEYFGAPGHVRIGFCQEGDKLDAGLRGLEEGLRAYVRQPQAVGAN; encoded by the coding sequence ATGCCGGCGTCGGTGACGACACTTCCCGAAGATGGAAGCTATGCGCAATGGGTCCGCGGCGCACTCGCCAAGGCCCGCGCTCATGACGGGCAAACCGTCAGCCTGTTCGAAAGTTCGGTGCCCGAACCGCGCGAATTGTTGCGCACCACCGTGCTGGCAGCGGTCGAGCCGACCTTCTCACGCTATTATGTCAGTGCCTTTGGCGACGGCAATCCTCTCGTTCGCGACATGCTGGCTGAACGCTATGCGGTTGAGCGCGATCAGGTGCTGTGCACGACCGGCGCCACCGGCGGACTTTCGCTGATCTACCGTGCCTTCGTCCGGCCGGGCGACCATGTACTCGTCGAGACGCCGGGCTTCGATCTGTTCCGTCACCTTGCCGAAGCGTCCGGGGCTGTGGTCGACACCTTCCAGCGCAGCGGCGATCGCTTCGCCATCGATGTGGCCGAGGTCGAGGCCCGGCTGCGGCCCGACACCCGGCTGATCGTGCTGTCCGATCTGCACAACCCATCGGGCATGGCGATTTCCGAGGACAGGATGCGCGCTCTGGCGGCGCTGGCCGAACGGCGCGGCGTCCTGCTCGTGGTCGACGAAGTCTATCGCGACTATATCCCGGAGCAGCGACGCCCTCAGGCGGCCGCCGCGCTGTCCCCGGCGGTCATCAGCCTTTCGAGCCTCACCAAGATCTACGGCCTGGGCGTATTGCGCTGCGGCTGGATCGTCGGCGCGATGGACGTGATGGAGCGGCTTCGCCAGCTGAACGGCCGCATCGAATTCGGCATGTCGACGCTGTCGCACGCCGTTGCCGCGCATGTGCTGGCGGACAGCAGCGCCTTTGATCAGCATTCACGAGACTATGTCGCGCAGTGCCGTCCGCGCTTCCAGTCGTGGTTCGATGGCATGGTCGCCGAGGGGCTGATGGCTGGCGTGCTGCCCCAGGACGGCTGCATCTGCTTTCCGTCGCTGCCCGGCGTCGCGGACACCCGTGCCTTTTCCGAATGGCTGATCGCACGGTCGGGTGTGATCGTCGCGCCGGGTGAATATTTCGGAGCGCCGGGTCATGTCCGGATCGGCTTCTGCCAGGAGGGCGACAAGCTGGACGCCGGCTTGCGCGGCCTGGAGGAAGGCCTGCGCGCATATGTCCGGCAGCCCCAGGCCGTCGGCGCGAATTGA